A single window of Jiangella alkaliphila DNA harbors:
- a CDS encoding M24 family metallopeptidase, giving the protein MQLPDSFYLGALDRVVERLGADGDDGLLVTHPADVAYLVGFCYAVTEHPVYLWIGADHDRFVLVPELDREYAEQQRIHAPVQTYFEYPGVTSPEEHLAGLLRRRGLGAGRIAYTSSVSVGTFDRLRAVLPEATWATSDVVAGLRLTKAPEEIELHRQAADICDSMLAAGRTYIEDAIAAAGELPREGEIARHVIGHGTDLVYQRYDRVVFTTKLAGGLVYAGPNAANPHGLPSSRRVQRGDTLILSLGAAVLSRFVESERTFVIGEPSAEQRRYFETARTAQHIGTEAMRVGRTCADVNAECLDVIRDAGFGEYLRHRQGHGIGVQNHEAPWVEDGDPTPLAAGMVLSSEPGVYVPGHGGYRISDTVLVTAEGPERLTTYPRSLEENVIAA; this is encoded by the coding sequence GTGCAGCTGCCCGACTCCTTCTACCTCGGCGCGCTCGACCGTGTGGTCGAGCGGCTCGGCGCCGACGGCGACGACGGCCTCCTGGTCACCCATCCCGCCGACGTCGCCTACCTCGTGGGGTTCTGCTACGCGGTCACCGAGCACCCGGTGTACCTGTGGATCGGCGCCGACCACGACCGGTTCGTGCTCGTCCCCGAACTGGACCGCGAGTACGCCGAGCAGCAGCGCATCCACGCGCCGGTCCAGACCTACTTCGAGTACCCGGGCGTCACCAGCCCCGAGGAGCACCTGGCCGGGCTGCTGCGCCGTCGCGGCCTCGGCGCCGGCCGCATCGCGTACACGTCGTCGGTCTCGGTGGGGACGTTCGACCGGCTGCGCGCGGTGCTGCCGGAGGCCACCTGGGCGACGTCGGACGTCGTCGCGGGGCTGCGGCTGACCAAGGCGCCGGAGGAGATCGAGCTGCACCGGCAGGCCGCGGACATCTGCGACTCGATGCTGGCGGCCGGCCGCACGTACATCGAGGACGCCATCGCCGCGGCCGGGGAGCTGCCGCGCGAGGGCGAGATCGCCCGTCACGTCATCGGCCACGGCACTGACCTGGTGTACCAGCGCTACGACCGTGTGGTGTTCACGACGAAGCTGGCCGGCGGCCTGGTCTACGCCGGGCCGAACGCGGCCAACCCGCACGGCCTGCCCAGCAGCCGCCGGGTCCAGCGCGGCGACACGCTGATCCTGTCGCTCGGCGCGGCCGTGCTGAGCCGGTTCGTGGAGAGCGAGCGGACGTTCGTCATCGGCGAGCCGAGCGCGGAGCAGCGCCGCTACTTCGAGACCGCCCGCACCGCGCAGCACATCGGCACCGAGGCGATGCGAGTCGGCCGGACCTGCGCCGACGTCAACGCCGAGTGCCTCGACGTCATCCGCGACGCCGGCTTCGGCGAGTACCTGCGGCACCGTCAGGGCCACGGCATCGGCGTGCAGAACCACGAGGCGCCGTGGGTCGAGGACGGCGACCCCACGCCGCTGGCCGCCGGCATGGTGCTGTCCAGCGAGCCGGGCGTCTACGTCCCGGGGCACGGCGGCTACCGCATCTCCGACACCGTGCTGGTCACCGCCGAAGGGCCCGAGCGGCTGACCACCTACCCGCGCAGCCTCGAGGAGAACGTGATCGCGGCATGA
- a CDS encoding ABC transporter permease — translation MLRYAASRLFRAILTIWIAVTVTFFLLRLLPADPTLLVVEGDMTPEMQDALRSQYGLDQPILQQYVLYLGQLVQGNLGVSFRQLVPVSELLLDRLPWTLLLAGSAFVLTLLIGIPLGVQAAVGRGGLVDRGVQFFGITSNALFIPSVAILLLVVFGSNLGWFPIGQAIDPDTRGLAAYVSLLHHLALPLFSLVLVQLGPYALTLRTNMVEVLGEDYITSARSRGLTHRRVVWRHALRNAVLPALMLMGLQLGTLIGGAVLTETVFAYPGVGRLIFESVQQLDFPVLQGAFVILAVTVVLANLLTDLLSMVLNPRIRT, via the coding sequence GTGTTGAGGTATGCCGCGAGTCGGCTGTTCCGCGCGATCCTGACCATCTGGATCGCCGTGACGGTGACGTTCTTCCTGCTGCGGCTGCTGCCGGCGGACCCCACCCTCCTGGTGGTGGAGGGCGACATGACTCCGGAGATGCAGGACGCGCTCCGGAGTCAGTACGGCCTGGACCAGCCGATCCTCCAGCAGTACGTGCTCTACCTGGGTCAGCTGGTCCAGGGCAACCTCGGCGTCTCGTTCCGGCAACTGGTCCCGGTCAGCGAGCTGCTGCTGGACCGGCTGCCGTGGACGCTGCTGCTGGCCGGCTCCGCGTTCGTGCTGACGTTGCTGATCGGCATCCCGCTCGGGGTGCAGGCGGCCGTCGGCCGGGGCGGGCTGGTCGACCGCGGCGTGCAGTTCTTCGGCATCACGTCGAACGCGCTGTTCATCCCCAGCGTCGCGATCCTGCTGCTGGTGGTGTTCGGCTCGAACCTGGGTTGGTTCCCGATCGGGCAGGCGATCGACCCGGACACCCGGGGGCTCGCGGCGTACGTGTCGCTGCTGCACCATCTGGCGCTGCCGCTGTTCTCGCTGGTGCTGGTGCAGCTCGGCCCTTACGCGTTGACGCTGCGGACGAACATGGTCGAGGTGCTGGGCGAGGACTACATCACCAGCGCGCGGTCGCGCGGGCTCACGCACCGGCGGGTGGTGTGGCGGCACGCGCTGCGCAACGCGGTGCTGCCGGCGCTGATGCTGATGGGCCTGCAGCTCGGGACGTTGATCGGCGGCGCCGTGCTGACCGAGACGGTGTTCGCCTACCCGGGCGTGGGCCGGCTGATCTTCGAGTCGGTGCAGCAGCTGGACTTCCCGGTGCTGCAGGGCGCCTTCGTCATCCTGGCGGTCACCGTCGTGCTGGCCAACCTGCTCACCGACCTGCTCTCGATGGTTCTCAACCCAAGGATCCGCACATGA
- a CDS encoding alpha/beta fold hydrolase → MTTSRTYTETINGARLVIEELGPQDAPAIVVHHGAPGLGSRAEPLRSFGPFADAYRIVTFDARGSGASSDDGPFSHEQWVADIEEIRRRFGLGDIVMAGGSYGGFLAMEYTLAHPDRVRALVLRDTAADTSHDHLAVERASDFDVVPIDPWAIERIGTGGFADNTEFERYWRAILPLYDHHYDPAAVERKAASTQYHYATHNAAFGVNMPAYDLTGRLAEIACPVLVTVGRHDWRTPVPASELIAERVVDGRLVVFEHSGHSPQLEEPELFQATVREFLRDVQATPFGRPHG, encoded by the coding sequence ATGACGACCTCCCGTACGTACACCGAGACGATCAACGGCGCGCGCCTCGTCATCGAGGAGCTCGGGCCGCAGGACGCCCCCGCGATCGTCGTCCACCACGGCGCGCCGGGCCTGGGGTCGCGGGCGGAGCCGCTGCGCTCGTTCGGCCCGTTCGCCGACGCCTACCGGATCGTGACGTTCGACGCGCGCGGCTCCGGCGCCTCCTCCGACGACGGCCCGTTCAGCCACGAGCAGTGGGTCGCCGACATCGAGGAGATCCGCCGCCGGTTCGGCCTCGGCGACATCGTCATGGCCGGCGGGTCCTACGGCGGCTTCCTCGCGATGGAGTACACGCTGGCGCACCCGGACCGCGTCCGTGCGCTGGTGCTGCGCGACACCGCGGCCGACACCTCGCACGACCACCTCGCCGTCGAGCGGGCCAGCGACTTCGACGTCGTCCCGATCGATCCGTGGGCGATCGAGCGCATCGGCACCGGCGGGTTCGCCGACAACACCGAGTTCGAGCGGTACTGGCGGGCCATCCTCCCGCTCTACGACCACCACTACGACCCCGCGGCGGTCGAGCGGAAGGCCGCGAGCACGCAATACCACTACGCGACGCACAACGCGGCGTTCGGCGTGAACATGCCGGCCTACGACCTCACCGGCCGGCTGGCGGAGATCGCCTGCCCGGTGCTCGTCACCGTCGGACGGCACGACTGGCGCACGCCGGTGCCGGCGTCGGAGCTGATCGCCGAGCGCGTCGTCGACGGCCGGCTGGTCGTGTTCGAGCACTCCGGCCACTCGCCGCAGCTGGAGGAGCCGGAGCTGTTCCAGGCGACGGTGCGGGAGTTCCTGCGCGACGTCCAGGCCACTCCTTTTGGGAGGCCTCATGGCTGA
- a CDS encoding ABC transporter ATP-binding protein, producing MAETLVAAPRPPATGAPVLSVRDLCVEFDTRDGVRPVVQDVSLDVYAGRTLAVLGESGSGKSVTARSIMGLIDSPGRITGGQVLFEGKDLVRASAEERRLISGERIAIVFQDALSALNPVFSVGEQIAELLRTRRGLNRRAAAAGAVELMARVRIPAARQRAKEYPHQFSGGMRQRAMIAMALALDPTVLIADEPTTALDVTVQAQIMDLLLDLQDETGMGMMLITHDLGVVAEAADTLAVMYAGRIVERGRVDDVFARPGHPYTRGLLHSIPRLDREEESLWAIPGSPPTVLNRVAGCAFAGRCDVAIDLCTTSRPDLTELRPAGRASACHRHEEVLHGRV from the coding sequence ATGGCTGAGACGCTGGTCGCCGCGCCACGGCCGCCCGCCACGGGCGCGCCGGTGCTCAGCGTGCGCGACCTGTGCGTGGAGTTCGACACCCGCGACGGCGTGCGGCCGGTCGTGCAGGACGTCAGCCTCGACGTGTACGCCGGGCGGACGCTGGCCGTGCTCGGCGAGTCGGGCTCGGGCAAGTCCGTCACGGCCCGGTCGATCATGGGGCTGATCGACTCGCCCGGGCGCATCACCGGCGGTCAGGTGCTGTTCGAGGGCAAGGACCTCGTCCGGGCCTCCGCCGAGGAGCGGCGGCTGATCAGCGGCGAGCGCATCGCGATCGTCTTCCAGGACGCGCTCTCCGCGCTCAACCCGGTGTTCTCCGTCGGCGAGCAGATCGCCGAGCTGCTGCGCACCCGGCGCGGCCTGAACCGGCGCGCGGCCGCCGCCGGCGCCGTCGAGCTGATGGCGCGGGTACGCATCCCGGCGGCGCGGCAGCGGGCGAAGGAGTACCCGCACCAGTTCTCCGGCGGCATGCGGCAGCGCGCGATGATCGCGATGGCACTGGCCCTCGACCCCACCGTTCTCATCGCCGACGAGCCGACGACGGCGCTCGACGTCACCGTCCAGGCGCAGATCATGGACCTGCTGCTGGACCTGCAGGACGAGACCGGCATGGGGATGATGCTCATCACCCACGACCTCGGCGTCGTGGCCGAGGCCGCCGACACGCTGGCGGTCATGTACGCCGGGCGGATCGTGGAGCGCGGGCGGGTCGACGACGTGTTCGCCCGGCCCGGGCACCCGTACACACGCGGCCTGCTGCACTCGATCCCGCGGCTGGACCGCGAGGAGGAGTCGCTGTGGGCGATCCCAGGCTCGCCGCCGACCGTGCTCAACCGGGTGGCCGGGTGCGCGTTCGCCGGCCGCTGCGACGTCGCGATCGACCTGTGCACGACGTCGCGTCCGGACCTGACGGAGCTGCGCCCGGCCGGCCGGGCCAGCGCCTGCCACCGTCACGAGGAGGTGCTCCATGGCCGCGTCTGA
- a CDS encoding IS982 family transposase, whose amino-acid sequence MKTDLDTLATALYVTVDDLLIESPHRLPWRPRVGIEPKISDAELVTLAVMQALLGFTSEARWLRHARAHLRHLFPCLPQQPGYNKRLRRLADTIGWLVGALARDTSLWTDDVWVVDSTPVECGRSKETVQRSDLAGWAEYGYCASHSRFFWGLRLHLLCTLHGLPVGFALTGAKADERQTLLGMLGADPDLSTARVGQVVIADKNYYGRQFEAALAEAGLDLLRPARKGERPRAGVRFFKPLRQVIESINDTFKGQLDLERHGGHTPTGVWVRVAQRVLALTAAIWHNDRTGQPIKRSLLAYDH is encoded by the coding sequence GTGAAGACAGACCTGGACACCCTCGCGACTGCACTGTACGTGACGGTCGATGACCTGTTGATCGAATCTCCGCACCGGTTGCCGTGGCGGCCGCGGGTGGGGATCGAACCGAAGATCAGCGACGCTGAGCTGGTCACGTTGGCGGTGATGCAGGCGCTGCTGGGCTTCACCTCCGAAGCGCGCTGGCTGCGTCATGCGCGCGCTCACCTGCGGCATTTGTTCCCGTGTTTGCCGCAGCAGCCCGGCTACAACAAGCGGCTGCGGCGGCTGGCCGACACGATCGGCTGGCTGGTCGGGGCGCTGGCCCGCGACACCAGCTTGTGGACCGATGACGTCTGGGTGGTCGATTCCACCCCGGTCGAATGCGGCCGGTCGAAGGAGACGGTGCAGCGTTCGGACCTGGCCGGGTGGGCAGAGTACGGCTACTGCGCCTCCCATTCCAGGTTCTTCTGGGGACTGCGGCTGCACCTGCTGTGCACGCTGCACGGGCTGCCGGTCGGGTTCGCCCTGACCGGCGCGAAGGCCGACGAACGCCAGACCCTGCTGGGCATGCTCGGCGCCGATCCCGACCTGAGCACCGCCCGCGTCGGGCAGGTCGTGATCGCGGACAAGAACTACTACGGCCGCCAGTTCGAAGCAGCGCTTGCCGAGGCCGGCCTGGACCTGCTGCGCCCGGCCCGCAAGGGCGAACGCCCACGCGCCGGAGTCCGCTTCTTCAAACCGTTGCGGCAGGTCATCGAGTCGATCAACGACACGTTCAAGGGCCAACTGGACCTGGAACGACACGGCGGGCACACCCCGACCGGGGTCTGGGTCCGCGTCGCGCAACGCGTCCTGGCACTGACCGCGGCGATCTGGCACAACGACCGCACCGGCCAACCGATCAAACGATCCCTTCTCGCATACGACCACTGA
- a CDS encoding ABC transporter permease produces the protein MSTEPQSLKADTPSAALTSGRRRRSGGYFAAPSGWLSVGVLGLFALVAIFGPLVVDSPSGLGTDILQSPSADHWFGTDDLGQDVFAQVVWGTRISLLVGAVASLIAICIGTLLGLAAAYVKLLDPVVTTATDVMLSLPMLPLMILVTALAGPSVVTLITVIGLLSWPEVTRMIRANGLVVAAMPYIDGARVLGAGATRIISREILPAVMPLVVVNVLLTAARAVIAEAGLSFLGMGDPSSWSWGRILLNAQRSGTIASAWWQTLFPSLAILLLVLAATIAGIRYNDSRDPRTRGV, from the coding sequence ATGAGCACCGAGCCGCAGTCCTTGAAGGCCGACACCCCGTCGGCGGCGCTGACCAGTGGCCGGCGCCGCCGCTCCGGCGGCTACTTCGCCGCGCCGTCCGGCTGGCTGTCGGTCGGCGTGCTCGGCCTGTTCGCGCTCGTCGCGATCTTCGGGCCGCTGGTCGTCGACTCCCCCAGCGGCCTGGGCACCGACATCCTGCAGTCGCCGTCCGCCGACCACTGGTTCGGCACCGACGACCTCGGGCAGGACGTGTTCGCGCAGGTCGTGTGGGGCACCCGGATCAGCCTGCTGGTCGGCGCCGTCGCATCGCTGATCGCCATCTGCATCGGCACGCTGCTCGGCCTGGCCGCCGCCTACGTCAAGCTGCTGGACCCGGTGGTCACCACCGCCACCGACGTCATGCTGTCGCTGCCGATGCTGCCGCTGATGATCCTGGTGACGGCGCTGGCCGGGCCGAGCGTCGTCACGCTGATCACCGTCATCGGGCTGCTGTCCTGGCCCGAGGTGACCCGGATGATCCGGGCGAACGGGCTGGTCGTCGCGGCGATGCCGTACATCGACGGCGCCCGGGTGCTCGGCGCCGGCGCGACCCGGATCATCTCCCGCGAGATCCTGCCCGCGGTCATGCCGCTGGTGGTCGTCAACGTGCTGCTCACCGCCGCTCGCGCGGTGATCGCCGAGGCCGGCCTGTCGTTCCTCGGCATGGGCGACCCGTCCTCATGGTCGTGGGGCCGCATCCTGCTCAACGCGCAGCGCTCCGGCACCATCGCGTCGGCCTGGTGGCAGACGCTGTTCCCGTCGCTGGCGATCCTGCTGCTCGTGCTGGCCGCGACCATCGCCGGCATCCGCTACAACGACTCGCGCGACCCGCGCACCCGAGGAGTGTGA
- a CDS encoding ABC transporter ATP-binding protein: MAASEPVLSVENLTRHFAARRAVLPGRPAPAVRAVDGVSFELHAGETLGIVGESGCGKTTLARMIVGLETPTSGVVRFRGTDVHAVRGRQARELRRRVQIVLQDPYTSLNPRRTVRELLRQPFEIHRELLPRGQQAARIAELVELVGLDPDHLDRYPFQFSGGQRQRIGIARALALSPDVIVCDEPVSALDVSIQAQVVNLFQRLQRELGLAYVFIAHDLSVVRHISDRVGVMYLGKLAELGARRDVYDHPRHPYTSALLSAVPMADPQLRGRRTRRLLEGDPPSPMDPPSGCRFRTRCWKATDECATVEPLLAGDDRHRQAFACHHPMPVQADPATA, from the coding sequence ATGGCCGCGTCTGAGCCGGTGCTCTCGGTCGAGAACCTGACCCGGCACTTCGCCGCGCGCCGCGCGGTCCTGCCCGGACGCCCGGCGCCCGCCGTCCGCGCCGTCGACGGCGTCAGCTTCGAGCTGCACGCCGGCGAGACGCTCGGCATCGTCGGCGAATCCGGCTGCGGCAAGACCACGCTGGCCCGGATGATCGTCGGGCTGGAGACGCCGACGTCCGGCGTCGTCCGGTTCCGCGGCACCGACGTGCACGCCGTCCGCGGCCGCCAGGCCCGTGAGCTGCGCCGTCGCGTGCAGATCGTGCTGCAGGACCCGTACACGTCGCTCAACCCGCGCCGCACCGTCCGCGAGCTGCTGCGCCAGCCGTTCGAGATCCACCGCGAGCTGCTGCCGCGCGGGCAGCAGGCGGCCCGCATCGCCGAGCTGGTCGAGCTGGTGGGCCTCGACCCGGACCACCTCGACCGGTATCCGTTCCAGTTCTCGGGCGGCCAGCGCCAGCGCATCGGCATCGCCCGCGCGCTCGCGCTCTCGCCCGACGTCATCGTCTGCGACGAGCCGGTCTCCGCGCTCGACGTGTCGATCCAGGCGCAGGTCGTGAACCTGTTCCAGCGCCTGCAGCGCGAGCTGGGTCTGGCCTACGTGTTCATCGCGCACGACCTGTCCGTCGTCAGGCACATCTCCGACCGGGTCGGCGTGATGTACCTCGGCAAGCTGGCCGAGCTGGGCGCGCGCCGCGACGTCTACGACCACCCCCGGCACCCCTACACGTCGGCGCTGCTGTCCGCGGTGCCGATGGCGGACCCGCAGCTGCGCGGACGGCGCACCCGCCGGTTGCTCGAGGGCGACCCCCCGAGCCCGATGGACCCGCCGTCCGGCTGCCGGTTCCGCACCCGCTGCTGGAAGGCGACCGACGAGTGCGCGACGGTCGAGCCGCTGCTCGCCGGCGACGACCGGCACCGCCAGGCGTTCGCCTGCCACCACCCCATGCCCGTCCAAGCCGATCCCGCGACCGCATGA